One region of Niallia sp. Man26 genomic DNA includes:
- a CDS encoding alpha/beta fold hydrolase — protein MTACLCIHGFTGAPNEVEPLAEFLGENTDWECAVPVLPGHGELLQLRGVPFNEWISCAERALEDLLKRHKEVYVIGFSMGGMIASYLAAHYPVKKLVLLSAAAYYINPRQLGADIISMCKDLYSGKLLQNELFNRYSYKIKTTPISATIQFRKLVRHIKPLLETITIPTFIAQGESDGIVPLKSAEYLYETIKARKKKIMYMKDSKHLICHCKEKQVLFSEILSFLS, from the coding sequence TTGACTGCTTGTTTATGTATTCACGGTTTTACCGGGGCTCCTAATGAGGTGGAGCCATTGGCGGAATTTTTAGGAGAAAACACAGATTGGGAATGTGCTGTACCTGTTTTACCTGGTCATGGTGAGCTTTTGCAATTAAGAGGAGTTCCTTTTAATGAATGGATAAGTTGTGCGGAAAGAGCATTGGAGGATTTATTGAAGAGGCATAAGGAGGTTTATGTAATCGGTTTTTCCATGGGAGGAATGATTGCAAGCTATCTAGCTGCCCATTATCCTGTAAAGAAGCTGGTACTGTTAAGCGCCGCTGCTTATTATATTAATCCACGGCAGTTGGGTGCAGACATCATTAGTATGTGCAAAGATCTTTATAGTGGGAAATTGCTTCAAAATGAACTGTTTAACCGCTATTCTTATAAAATCAAAACAACTCCCATTTCTGCGACTATCCAATTTAGAAAGCTTGTGCGGCATATTAAGCCGTTGCTTGAAACTATCACTATTCCGACGTTTATAGCCCAAGGAGAAAGTGATGGAATCGTCCCACTAAAGAGTGCGGAGTACTTATACGAAACCATTAAGGCAAGAAAGAAAAAGATTATGTATATGAAAGATTCCAAGCACTTAATCTGTCATTGTAAGGAGAAGCAAGTCCTTTTCTCTGAAATATTAAGCTTTTTATCATGA
- a CDS encoding iron ABC transporter permease, with amino-acid sequence MRRQYILMYLNKTKAAYFLAAFFLIIALFLGISIGTVSVSFLTIIKIFINSVSHTEVFTVDTMQANIVSNIRLPRVILAGLVGASLAIAGCAFQGLLRNPLADPYTLGVSSGASVGAVATLFFHITIPFLGSYTLPVLSIVTAFLTVFLVLLFAKKLDPAMKVETIILTGIIFSSFLGAFISLLIALTGDELRQIIGWLLGSVSMRGWTYIQMFLPFFIIGCLILLLQGRELNILAFGEERAQHLGVQVRFRKMTIILAGSMLTGAAVAVSGTIGFVGLVIPHLVRIVAGSNHRHVLPLSIFVGSGFLILADLLARSIISPAELPIGVITALSGAPVFAILLLNYRKKGR; translated from the coding sequence TTGCGAAGGCAGTATATCCTGATGTATTTAAATAAAACAAAAGCGGCTTATTTTTTGGCCGCTTTTTTTCTCATCATCGCACTTTTTTTAGGGATATCCATTGGAACGGTTTCTGTGTCTTTCTTAACGATCATCAAGATATTCATAAATTCAGTCAGTCATACAGAAGTATTTACAGTAGATACGATGCAAGCCAACATCGTTAGTAATATTCGTCTGCCTCGTGTTATCCTAGCGGGCCTTGTTGGTGCAAGCCTTGCAATTGCAGGCTGTGCTTTTCAAGGATTGCTGCGCAATCCGTTGGCAGACCCGTATACTCTCGGTGTATCCTCAGGTGCCTCTGTTGGTGCTGTGGCAACCTTGTTTTTTCATATTACCATTCCCTTTTTAGGGAGCTATACGTTGCCTGTGCTGAGTATTGTGACCGCTTTTTTAACCGTTTTTCTGGTGCTGTTATTTGCAAAAAAGCTGGACCCTGCTATGAAGGTAGAAACGATTATACTGACAGGCATTATTTTCAGTTCCTTTTTAGGCGCTTTTATTTCCTTGTTAATTGCGTTAACAGGAGATGAGCTAAGACAGATTATTGGCTGGCTGCTTGGAAGTGTTTCAATGAGGGGATGGACGTATATTCAAATGTTCCTGCCCTTTTTTATCATTGGCTGTTTGATTCTTTTATTGCAAGGCAGGGAGCTTAATATATTGGCATTCGGGGAAGAAAGAGCACAGCATTTAGGAGTGCAAGTAAGGTTTAGGAAAATGACCATTATACTTGCCGGCAGCATGCTCACAGGTGCTGCTGTTGCAGTATCTGGGACAATTGGCTTTGTTGGGCTTGTTATCCCACATTTAGTCAGGATAGTGGCTGGAAGTAATCACCGTCATGTACTGCCGCTGTCTATATTCGTTGGCAGCGGATTTTTAATCTTGGCAGATTTATTGGCAAGATCGATAATTTCCCCGGCGGAGCTGCCAATCGGTGTAATTACAGCCCTTTCCGGAGCTCCTGTATTTGCCATTTTGCTGTTGAACTATAGAAAGAAAGGGAGGTAA
- a CDS encoding adenosylcobinamide amidohydrolase has product MLEAKKLSFQYGEKKVLTDITFSVQKGEMLGILGPNGSGKTTLFKLISGIVIPNAGELFIKGRKVSEYKQKEFAQIVSTLSQQTAEAFSYTVEEIVSMGRYAHQKGWMQGLSREDKAVIHSAMEQTGISHYSNTLIGELSGGEKQRVYLAQCLAQEPEILLLDEPTNHLDLSFQKELLELLKEWSKKRGLTVVCIFHDLNLASLYCDRLLLLHNSEIEADSHPRNVLQEDKIKKVYGTDVIRAQHPQVPAANLVLSLRESSADLQEEVGEANLTLSKEYIAITTDIPLKSLSSGVTGAGIGWHKYFINRHVNKDYNCDDYKMEMNDYLVKNGFLPSETVAMMTAVELEDTAYRKYQAGATSLFFVVAASVGNPADAALSEQHSSLIVPGTINIWIFINGELSEQAFLQCAMTATETKASVLRNRQVTDPATGTPATGTPTDSLLVAATQKGKFHEFGGNITDLGKAVAKGVYEVMTMALDKRQNRKTALERGMK; this is encoded by the coding sequence ATGCTGGAGGCAAAAAAGCTGTCATTTCAATATGGAGAGAAAAAAGTGTTAACGGATATTACTTTTTCTGTACAAAAAGGGGAAATGCTTGGCATACTCGGCCCGAATGGCAGCGGAAAAACAACTTTATTTAAGCTGATAAGCGGGATTGTTATACCTAATGCTGGGGAGCTTTTTATTAAAGGCAGAAAAGTCTCCGAATATAAACAAAAGGAATTTGCCCAGATCGTTTCTACCCTTTCTCAACAAACCGCAGAGGCATTTTCTTATACTGTCGAGGAAATCGTTTCAATGGGCAGATATGCACATCAAAAAGGCTGGATGCAAGGATTATCAAGGGAGGATAAAGCTGTCATTCATAGCGCAATGGAACAGACAGGCATCAGCCATTACAGCAATACCTTGATTGGTGAGCTGTCTGGAGGGGAAAAGCAAAGGGTGTATTTAGCGCAATGCTTGGCACAGGAGCCTGAAATTCTCCTACTTGATGAACCGACTAACCATCTTGATCTTTCCTTTCAAAAGGAGCTGCTTGAATTATTAAAAGAGTGGAGCAAAAAGCGGGGCTTGACGGTTGTTTGTATTTTTCATGACTTAAATTTGGCTAGTCTTTATTGTGACAGGCTATTATTGCTTCATAACAGCGAGATTGAAGCAGACTCGCACCCGCGGAACGTTCTTCAAGAGGATAAAATAAAAAAAGTATACGGCACAGATGTGATAAGAGCTCAGCATCCGCAAGTGCCGGCGGCGAACCTTGTGCTCTCTCTTAGAGAAAGCAGTGCTGATTTGCAAGAGGAAGTTGGCGAAGCTAATTTGACCCTCTCTAAAGAATACATAGCCATTACAACCGATATTCCACTGAAATCATTATCTTCTGGTGTGACAGGAGCAGGGATAGGCTGGCACAAATATTTTATTAACCGTCATGTGAATAAAGACTACAACTGTGATGATTATAAAATGGAGATGAATGATTATCTCGTTAAAAACGGGTTTTTGCCAAGTGAAACGGTTGCGATGATGACAGCGGTTGAGCTGGAGGATACTGCTTACCGCAAATATCAGGCAGGTGCCACCAGTCTTTTCTTCGTCGTTGCTGCCAGTGTCGGCAATCCGGCGGATGCAGCTTTGAGTGAGCAGCACTCCTCACTCATTGTCCCGGGCACGATTAATATTTGGATATTTATAAATGGCGAGCTGTCTGAGCAAGCATTTCTGCAATGTGCGATGACGGCAACAGAGACGAAAGCAAGCGTACTTCGGAACAGACAAGTAACTGATCCTGCTACTGGCACGCCTGCAACGGGAACTCCCACAGACAGCTTGCTTGTTGCTGCTACCCAAAAAGGCAAATTTCATGAATTTGGCGGCAACATTACAGATTTAGGGAAAGCTGTTGCTAAAGGAGTTTATGAGGTAATGACGATGGCTTTGGATAAAAGGCAAAATAGGAAGACAGCTTTAGAAAGAGGGATGAAATGA
- the uvsE gene encoding UV DNA damage repair endonuclease UvsE encodes MTIFKLGYVAMSENLKNASPSQTMTYKQFSQIANKEAALQKLERIAISNLENCLRLLKHNIGNDIHFFRFSSKLIPLANHPELQGWNFMRPLKPKLSELGEWVKKHSMRVDFHPDHFVVLNNSHADILKASLKTLSVHEGLLKGMAINTTHRCVLHVGGAHDDKEGALEQFIVNWGFVPEKLQRMIILENDDTTFTIDDTLYLCEKLGIPFVFDLHHHLANHTDSNWEEQWPRMIETWKDSPLPLKMHISSPRSEAEFRAHADYIDVDMFMGFLEKVNQTLPEIHCMIEAKAKDNALFQLAKDLRESGRAEFIDQSTFTLKNQS; translated from the coding sequence TTGACTATATTCAAACTAGGCTATGTTGCAATGAGTGAAAATCTCAAAAATGCATCACCATCTCAAACGATGACATATAAGCAATTCTCCCAAATTGCGAATAAGGAAGCGGCATTGCAGAAGCTTGAGAGGATTGCCATCAGCAATCTTGAGAATTGCTTAAGACTCTTAAAACATAATATAGGTAATGATATTCACTTCTTTCGTTTTAGCTCTAAGCTGATACCTCTTGCCAATCACCCAGAGCTTCAAGGCTGGAACTTTATGCGGCCGCTGAAACCAAAGCTGTCAGAATTGGGGGAATGGGTAAAGAAGCATTCCATGCGCGTCGATTTTCATCCAGACCATTTTGTTGTTTTAAACAATTCTCATGCTGATATCTTAAAAGCATCCTTGAAGACACTGTCTGTCCATGAGGGGTTGCTGAAAGGGATGGCTATAAATACTACTCACAGATGTGTGCTTCATGTCGGAGGAGCCCATGATGATAAGGAAGGGGCACTAGAGCAGTTTATCGTCAATTGGGGATTTGTTCCTGAGAAGCTGCAAAGAATGATTATCCTTGAAAATGATGATACGACCTTTACGATTGATGACACCCTTTATTTATGTGAAAAATTAGGGATACCGTTTGTTTTTGATTTGCATCATCACCTAGCCAACCATACGGACAGCAATTGGGAGGAACAGTGGCCGAGAATGATAGAAACGTGGAAAGACTCTCCGCTTCCTCTGAAAATGCATATATCCAGTCCCCGTTCTGAAGCAGAATTTCGGGCGCACGCCGATTATATTGATGTTGATATGTTTATGGGATTTTTGGAGAAAGTCAATCAGACTTTGCCAGAAATACATTGTATGATTGAAGCGAAAGCAAAGGATAATGCCCTCTTTCAACTGGCAAAAGATCTTCGTGAGTCAGGGAGGGCAGAATTCATTGATCAGTCTACCTTTACTTTGAAAAATCAATCATAA
- the murF gene encoding UDP-N-acetylmuramoyl-tripeptide--D-alanyl-D-alanine ligase yields the protein MIRRSLQQAADMIGPDATLSSSDIGEVIIHGVTIDSRKIQPGNLFIPFKGDKTDGHKYVEAAIQNGAAASFWQKDVPNPPEHLPLIFVSDPMTSIQNLAKSYRHELDIKVVGITGSNGKTSTKDITTNLLSLKYKVQKTEGNYNNHLGLPLTVLSLEEDTDVAVLEMGMSGRGEIDFLTKLAEPDVVVITNIGESHLQDLGSREGIAEAKLEILNGLKKQGRIVYFGDEPLLAERIPTFDKPDAAICSFGLEDKNSLYPFEIEESSTGSKFKINKSDKEFSLPILGKHNILNALAAMLVADYFDISYEKMDEGFQNLKLTNMRMELLEGQGGLKVINDAYNASPTSMRAAINVLQSLPGFKHKVLVLGDMLELGPDEATFHYEIGEEIDAAAIDYVFTFGELGKHIAQGAKTVFANERVQSFLDKSELIQELKKVVDGETAVLVKASRGMRLEEVVKALQ from the coding sequence ATGATCCGGAGATCTTTGCAACAAGCAGCAGATATGATTGGACCAGATGCAACTTTAAGTTCAAGCGATATTGGAGAAGTCATCATTCATGGGGTGACAATTGATTCAAGAAAAATTCAGCCAGGCAACCTTTTTATCCCCTTTAAAGGAGATAAAACAGATGGTCATAAGTATGTTGAGGCTGCTATTCAAAATGGGGCAGCTGCGTCCTTTTGGCAGAAGGATGTTCCAAATCCCCCCGAGCATTTACCGCTTATTTTTGTGAGCGACCCGATGACTAGCATCCAGAATCTTGCAAAAAGCTACCGTCATGAACTGGATATAAAAGTGGTTGGTATAACAGGAAGCAATGGGAAAACGTCTACAAAGGACATTACTACTAATCTCCTGTCATTGAAATATAAAGTGCAAAAAACAGAAGGTAATTATAACAACCATTTAGGACTTCCTCTAACAGTGCTGAGCCTAGAGGAAGACACAGATGTGGCTGTACTGGAAATGGGCATGAGCGGCCGGGGAGAGATTGATTTCCTGACAAAATTGGCTGAACCTGATGTTGTTGTTATCACTAATATTGGAGAATCCCACCTGCAGGATCTTGGTTCAAGAGAAGGCATTGCTGAAGCGAAGCTGGAGATTTTGAATGGGTTGAAAAAGCAAGGCAGAATTGTTTACTTTGGTGATGAACCGCTGTTGGCTGAAAGAATACCGACTTTTGATAAACCTGATGCTGCTATATGTTCTTTCGGCTTAGAAGATAAGAATAGTCTTTATCCGTTTGAAATAGAAGAAAGCAGTACAGGCAGCAAATTTAAGATAAACAAAAGTGATAAGGAGTTCAGCCTGCCGATATTAGGGAAGCACAATATCCTCAATGCATTGGCAGCAATGCTTGTAGCAGATTATTTTGATATCAGCTATGAGAAAATGGATGAAGGGTTCCAGAATTTAAAGCTGACTAATATGAGAATGGAGCTTTTAGAAGGGCAAGGTGGCCTGAAAGTCATTAATGACGCTTATAATGCCAGCCCTACAAGCATGAGAGCTGCTATAAATGTACTGCAAAGCCTTCCTGGCTTTAAGCATAAAGTTCTAGTACTAGGAGATATGCTTGAGTTAGGACCAGATGAGGCAACATTCCATTACGAAATTGGCGAGGAGATTGATGCTGCGGCAATTGATTATGTTTTCACGTTTGGTGAACTGGGCAAGCATATTGCACAAGGAGCAAAGACAGTATTTGCAAATGAAAGAGTTCAATCCTTCCTAGACAAAAGCGAATTGATTCAAGAATTGAAAAAAGTTGTTGATGGCGAAACAGCAGTCTTAGTTAAAGCATCAAGAGGAATGAGGCTGGAAGAGGTAGTAAAAGCTCTCCAGTAA
- a CDS encoding D-alanine--D-alanine ligase: MKKKIGLLYGGKSAEHRVSMQTALAVIKALDTDKFDIHPIYITETGEWIRGEQLTGPVETVKELEFKRQEGLSGTVLSPDLFQAGDTQLDVIFPLLHGPNGEDGTVQGLLELLNLPYVGNGVLASSAGMDKVIMKNIFEVAGLNQVKYTSFIRSEWQSEKEAAYTKVEQDLGYPCFVKPANLGSSVGISKCTSRNELDAAFEEAFQFDRKIIVEEGVTAREIEVGVLGNDFPAVSVAGEIVPKKDFYDYKAKYEDGNTGLIIPAEVSEQEYAAIKEDAIKAFKALDCSGLVRADFFLTKDGKVYINEVNTMPGFTPFSMFPLLWKHTNVEYAALIEKLVDLAVERHEEKQSIKYTF; encoded by the coding sequence ATGAAAAAGAAAATTGGTTTACTATATGGCGGAAAATCCGCTGAACATAGAGTCAGCATGCAAACTGCCTTGGCTGTTATAAAAGCCTTGGATACAGATAAATTTGATATTCATCCAATTTACATAACAGAGACGGGTGAATGGATTAGAGGAGAACAGCTTACTGGGCCTGTAGAAACAGTGAAAGAATTAGAGTTTAAAAGACAGGAAGGGCTATCAGGAACAGTTCTTTCTCCTGACTTGTTCCAAGCTGGTGACACTCAGCTTGATGTTATTTTCCCATTGCTTCACGGACCGAACGGGGAAGACGGAACAGTGCAAGGGCTGCTTGAGCTGTTGAATCTTCCTTATGTAGGTAATGGTGTATTAGCATCATCTGCTGGTATGGATAAGGTAATCATGAAGAATATCTTTGAGGTAGCCGGATTAAACCAGGTTAAATACACTTCTTTCATTCGAAGTGAATGGCAAAGTGAAAAAGAAGCAGCCTATACAAAAGTAGAACAAGACTTAGGCTATCCATGTTTTGTGAAACCAGCTAATTTAGGCTCAAGTGTAGGCATCAGCAAATGTACGTCTCGAAATGAGCTGGATGCTGCGTTTGAGGAAGCATTCCAATTCGACCGCAAAATCATTGTGGAAGAGGGCGTTACAGCAAGAGAAATCGAAGTGGGTGTTCTTGGTAACGATTTCCCAGCAGTGTCTGTTGCTGGGGAAATCGTTCCGAAGAAAGATTTCTATGACTATAAGGCGAAATATGAGGATGGAAATACTGGTTTAATCATCCCGGCAGAAGTGTCAGAGCAAGAATATGCAGCAATTAAGGAAGATGCAATTAAAGCTTTCAAGGCACTAGATTGCTCTGGTCTTGTTCGTGCTGACTTCTTCTTGACAAAAGACGGCAAAGTTTATATAAACGAAGTGAACACAATGCCTGGCTTTACTCCATTCAGCATGTTCCCATTGTTATGGAAGCATACAAATGTTGAATATGCAGCTCTTATCGAAAAGCTTGTAGACTTGGCAGTAGAAAGACATGAAGAAAAACAAAGCATCAAATATACTTTTTAA
- a CDS encoding DEAD/DEAH box helicase, translated as MVKFQDLGISSATMKALNRMGFEEATPIQAETIPLSLQNKDLIGQAQTGTGKTAAFGVPLVDKIDISNEVVQGIIIAPTRELAIQVSEELYKIGFGKRTRVLSIFGGQDINRQIRALKKNPHIIVGTPGRILDHINRKTLRLDNVSTVILDEADEMLNMGFIDDIEAILSKIPEERQTLLFSATMPPQIRRMAERFMKEPQVVKVKAKEMTTPLIEQYYVETQEKTKFDILTRLLDIQSPELAIIFGRTKRRVDELSEALNLRGYTAEGIHGDLSQAKRMSVLRKFKEGAIDVLVATDVAARGLDISGVTHVYNFDIPQDPESYVHRIGRTGRAGKEGMAITFITYRERSYLQVVEKVTKKKMEKMIPPTVDQALEGQQKAVLEKIMQTIDENNLDSYKTAADELLEQKDASTVVAAVLKMMTKEPDTTPVKLTEEKPLPQRRDRKFNDRNSGGGYKGKKSYNSNSNSNSRQRQGYSNKRSGQSSSSSYSKSNSYR; from the coding sequence TTGGTTAAGTTTCAAGATTTAGGCATCAGTTCTGCGACAATGAAAGCTTTAAATAGAATGGGGTTTGAGGAAGCGACTCCTATTCAAGCCGAAACAATTCCGTTGAGCCTTCAAAATAAGGACCTTATCGGTCAGGCGCAAACAGGAACAGGAAAAACAGCAGCATTCGGTGTGCCTCTAGTAGACAAAATAGATATAAGCAATGAAGTAGTGCAAGGCATAATCATTGCACCAACACGTGAATTAGCGATACAAGTATCAGAAGAGCTATACAAAATTGGTTTTGGAAAGCGTACAAGAGTATTGTCCATTTTCGGAGGCCAAGACATTAACCGCCAAATCCGTGCACTGAAGAAGAATCCGCATATCATTGTAGGAACTCCAGGGCGGATATTAGATCATATCAACAGAAAAACACTTCGTTTAGATAATGTTTCTACTGTTATATTGGATGAGGCAGATGAAATGCTGAACATGGGATTCATCGATGATATCGAAGCAATCCTTTCTAAAATTCCAGAAGAGAGACAAACATTGCTATTCTCAGCTACAATGCCTCCGCAAATCAGAAGAATGGCAGAGCGCTTCATGAAGGAGCCTCAAGTGGTCAAGGTAAAAGCAAAAGAAATGACTACACCGCTTATTGAACAATATTATGTTGAAACACAAGAAAAAACGAAGTTCGATATTTTAACAAGATTATTGGATATCCAATCACCAGAATTAGCAATCATCTTCGGACGCACAAAGCGCCGTGTTGATGAGCTGTCTGAGGCTTTGAACCTGCGCGGTTATACAGCAGAAGGCATTCATGGTGACCTTAGCCAAGCGAAACGTATGTCTGTTTTGCGTAAATTTAAAGAAGGTGCCATTGATGTTCTTGTAGCTACAGATGTTGCTGCACGTGGATTGGATATTTCCGGAGTTACACATGTTTATAATTTCGATATTCCGCAAGATCCAGAAAGCTATGTGCACCGTATCGGAAGAACGGGAAGAGCTGGTAAAGAAGGAATGGCGATTACGTTTATCACATACCGTGAAAGATCATATCTTCAAGTTGTCGAAAAAGTGACAAAGAAAAAAATGGAGAAGATGATTCCGCCTACTGTTGATCAAGCACTAGAAGGACAGCAAAAAGCTGTATTGGAAAAAATCATGCAGACAATTGATGAGAATAATCTTGATTCTTACAAAACAGCTGCAGATGAACTTCTGGAACAAAAAGATGCTTCTACAGTTGTAGCTGCTGTTCTAAAAATGATGACAAAAGAACCGGATACAACTCCAGTTAAATTGACAGAGGAAAAGCCGCTTCCACAAAGACGTGACCGTAAGTTTAATGACCGCAACAGCGGTGGCGGTTATAAAGGCAAGAAGAGCTATAACTCTAACTCTAATTCTAATTCTCGCCAAAGACAAGGCTACAGCAACAAAAGATCAGGCCAATCTAGCAGCAGCAGCTATTCTAAATCTAATTCTTACAGATAA
- a CDS encoding ABC transporter substrate-binding protein has protein sequence MKKYYSLFCGALMACLVLAGCGQASDSESNDKQKSEQAEAEFPVTITDAVDKEVVIEEDPQKIVSLMPSNTEVAFALGVGDEVVGVSESDDYPEETKDIEKVVGMELNVEKILSLDPDLVLAHESVADTWADGLQQMSDAGIDVLVVNDATDFNGVYNSIEMIGKAVGEKEKAEEIVQDMKDDIASIKEKAASISEKDKKDVYVEVSPEPSIFTTGKDTFMQEMIDTINATNVIKEAGWVQVDQEAVIEADPDVVITTYGGYSPDPVGQVTKRDGWDQVTAVKDKQIVEVDEDLVSRSGPRLAQGVEEFAKAVYPDVFK, from the coding sequence ATGAAAAAGTATTATTCATTATTTTGCGGAGCGTTAATGGCGTGTTTAGTTTTGGCTGGATGCGGACAAGCTTCTGACAGTGAAAGTAATGACAAGCAGAAATCTGAACAAGCAGAGGCAGAGTTTCCTGTTACTATTACAGATGCAGTTGATAAAGAGGTAGTCATTGAAGAAGATCCTCAAAAAATCGTTTCCCTAATGCCAAGCAACACAGAAGTAGCTTTTGCATTAGGCGTGGGCGATGAAGTTGTTGGTGTTTCTGAAAGTGATGATTATCCAGAAGAAACGAAAGATATCGAAAAAGTAGTGGGTATGGAGCTTAATGTGGAGAAGATCCTTTCCTTAGATCCTGATTTAGTGCTTGCACATGAATCAGTCGCTGACACATGGGCAGATGGACTGCAGCAGATGAGCGACGCTGGGATAGATGTACTTGTAGTAAATGATGCGACTGATTTTAATGGTGTTTATAACAGTATTGAAATGATTGGTAAAGCAGTTGGTGAAAAAGAGAAAGCTGAAGAAATAGTTCAAGATATGAAGGATGACATTGCCTCTATTAAAGAAAAGGCTGCAAGCATATCTGAAAAAGACAAAAAGGATGTGTATGTAGAAGTCAGCCCTGAACCAAGTATTTTTACAACTGGAAAAGATACATTTATGCAAGAAATGATTGATACCATTAATGCAACAAATGTTATCAAGGAAGCTGGCTGGGTTCAAGTTGACCAAGAGGCAGTCATTGAGGCAGATCCAGATGTAGTTATAACTACTTATGGCGGCTACTCACCAGATCCGGTCGGTCAAGTAACAAAAAGGGATGGCTGGGATCAGGTAACGGCAGTAAAGGATAAACAAATAGTGGAAGTGGATGAAGATCTTGTATCACGTTCTGGCCCAAGGCTGGCACAAGGGGTAGAGGAATTTGCGAAGGCAGTATATCCTGATGTATTTAAATAA
- a CDS encoding cob(I)yrinic acid a,c-diamide adenosyltransferase, with protein sequence MKIYTKTGDKGQTHIIGGRAYKDDIRVEAYGTVDEANCFVGQAISLLVEDIYSDVKADLEKIQHELFDCGGDLASITKNRPLKLPEEAVLYLEERIDDLMEEAPPIERFILPGGTAAASAIHIARTVTRRAERCVVTLMREEEHVPELPLKYLNRLSDYFFALARVINFRSNVSDIEYVRSAKVFRGENKKED encoded by the coding sequence ATGAAAATTTATACGAAAACAGGAGATAAAGGCCAGACACATATCATTGGCGGAAGAGCTTATAAAGATGATATCAGAGTGGAAGCTTACGGCACAGTGGATGAAGCGAATTGCTTCGTTGGCCAGGCCATTTCTTTGTTAGTGGAGGATATTTATTCAGATGTAAAGGCGGATTTAGAAAAAATTCAGCATGAGCTTTTTGACTGCGGTGGAGATTTAGCTAGCATAACAAAAAACAGGCCGTTAAAGTTACCGGAAGAAGCTGTTTTGTATTTGGAAGAGCGCATCGATGATTTAATGGAGGAAGCGCCGCCGATTGAACGGTTTATTCTGCCGGGGGGAACAGCTGCGGCCAGTGCCATCCATATTGCCCGAACAGTAACAAGAAGAGCGGAGCGGTGTGTTGTTACTTTAATGAGGGAAGAGGAGCATGTCCCTGAATTGCCCTTAAAGTATTTAAACCGTTTATCTGATTATTTCTTTGCATTAGCGCGAGTCATTAATTTTCGCAGCAATGTAAGTGATATAGAGTATGTCAGAAGTGCCAAGGTTTTTCGCGGAGAAAATAAGAAAGAAGATTAA
- the sfsA gene encoding DNA/RNA nuclease SfsA, with amino-acid sequence MSNSISEAFPQPLVRMLFKERPNRFILTCLHEETNSIETVHLADPGRLKELLVKDTVVYVLPSTNPNRKTKWTAVLVEHEGIFVSVNTTFPNKLIEKVLKSSALPELNTFKWVKSEFAYGNSRWDFMLQNEKGEGLLLEVKSVTLAEGKIGMFPDAVTARGAKHVQELAAIAKEGTWNTAILFVVQREDVDLVTSAAHIDPFFAESLIQAEQAGVRLLAYTCKLSLEGIQLDRPIPVELDKKMLAVN; translated from the coding sequence TTGAGCAACTCGATTTCGGAAGCTTTTCCCCAGCCGCTTGTCAGAATGCTGTTTAAAGAAAGACCAAATCGCTTTATTCTTACATGTCTGCACGAAGAAACAAACTCTATCGAGACTGTTCATTTAGCTGATCCTGGCAGATTGAAGGAACTGTTAGTCAAGGATACGGTCGTATATGTGCTCCCAAGTACAAATCCTAACAGGAAAACTAAATGGACTGCCGTGCTTGTTGAGCATGAAGGGATATTTGTATCTGTTAATACGACATTTCCTAACAAGCTGATTGAAAAAGTGTTGAAAAGCAGTGCGCTTCCCGAGCTTAACACGTTTAAATGGGTGAAATCAGAGTTTGCTTATGGCAATTCCAGATGGGATTTTATGCTGCAGAATGAAAAAGGCGAGGGGCTTTTGCTTGAAGTGAAAAGTGTCACACTTGCAGAGGGGAAGATCGGAATGTTTCCTGATGCTGTAACAGCACGAGGGGCTAAGCATGTTCAAGAGCTTGCAGCAATAGCGAAGGAAGGGACATGGAATACGGCTATATTATTTGTTGTCCAGCGGGAAGATGTTGATTTAGTTACATCTGCAGCACATATTGACCCCTTCTTTGCAGAATCACTCATTCAAGCTGAACAGGCTGGTGTGAGGCTGTTGGCATATACATGCAAGCTGTCTCTGGAGGGAATCCAACTTGATCGCCCGATACCTGTTGAGCTCGATAAAAAAATGCTTGCTGTTAACTAA